A section of the Bacillus sp. HSf4 genome encodes:
- a CDS encoding signal peptidase I — translation MKRVMKWVSNILYVIIFTLIIAAVIVVISTKSSGGEPQLFGYQLKTVLSGSMEPEFMTGSVIAVEKVKNPASLKKGDIISFMQDKDTMVTHRIIGITKNKSNLIFQTKGDNNQNPDSDPVLAENVVAKYSGFTVPYAGYVLDFASKPIGTAILLIVPGLLLILYAVITVSAALREIDQKAKAIEAAGKDQSVSM, via the coding sequence ATGAAAAGAGTAATGAAATGGGTCAGCAACATTTTGTATGTGATTATTTTCACGCTGATCATCGCGGCGGTGATCGTTGTGATCTCAACGAAATCGTCCGGCGGAGAGCCGCAGCTGTTCGGCTATCAATTGAAAACGGTTTTATCCGGATCGATGGAGCCGGAGTTTATGACAGGCTCTGTGATCGCCGTTGAAAAGGTGAAAAATCCCGCCTCATTGAAAAAGGGAGACATCATTTCATTCATGCAAGACAAAGACACAATGGTTACCCACCGAATTATCGGTATAACAAAAAATAAATCAAATCTTATCTTTCAAACAAAGGGTGACAACAACCAAAACCCTGATTCCGATCCTGTTTTGGCGGAAAATGTAGTAGCAAAATATTCGGGTTTTACGGTACCGTATGCCGGCTATGTGCTGGATTTTGCTAGCAAACCAATCGGCACGGCCATCTTGTTAATCGTGCCTGGACTCTTATTGATTCTTTACGCAGTCATTACAGTATCAGCGGCTTTAAGAGAAATAGATCAAAAAGCAAAAGCGATCGAAGCTGCCGGAAAAGATCAATCAGTTTCCATGTAA
- the tapA gene encoding amyloid fiber anchoring/assembly protein TapA, whose protein sequence is MIRFSRTRRCRKRDKKIVIGFQMILIIYLLIGLGSQLNQYTNASFHDVEYYSMPLKASAKFDQADDVLWDGSDLKLQKQTETNKTVCAPSALYAEYKNSGDKITSSEWKWELHKLENPAKTPKDGTVIDKGVVSKEGKGGVYRIESKRAVKEGTYAFKLIKPEGHPDQKQGKAFIWSKAMVLQDCKEETPKPPKKATSTEKDKTDVQKKSKQDTHKETTDGSQSVNEEKNNEDHSLESGESS, encoded by the coding sequence ATGATCCGATTTTCTCGCACTAGGAGATGCCGAAAAAGAGACAAGAAAATAGTTATCGGTTTTCAAATGATTTTGATCATTTACCTTTTAATTGGATTGGGGAGTCAGCTGAATCAATATACGAACGCATCGTTTCATGATGTCGAATATTACAGCATGCCCTTGAAAGCGTCTGCAAAGTTTGATCAAGCAGATGATGTCCTTTGGGATGGAAGCGATTTGAAGCTTCAGAAACAGACCGAGACGAACAAGACAGTGTGTGCGCCTAGCGCCTTATATGCCGAATATAAAAACAGCGGTGACAAGATAACCAGCTCGGAATGGAAATGGGAGCTTCACAAACTGGAGAATCCGGCGAAGACACCGAAGGACGGAACTGTCATTGATAAAGGTGTGGTTTCAAAAGAAGGAAAAGGCGGCGTGTACAGGATCGAGTCAAAGCGGGCAGTAAAGGAAGGAACATACGCGTTTAAACTGATCAAGCCTGAAGGCCACCCTGATCAAAAACAGGGAAAAGCTTTCATCTGGTCTAAAGCAATGGTTCTTCAAGATTGCAAGGAAGAAACACCTAAGCCACCTAAAAAAGCAACATCAACAGAAAAAGACAAGACAGACGTACAGAAAAAATCTAAACAAGACACACATAAAGAAACAACAGACGGCAGTCAATCGGTCAATGAAGAAAAAAATAACGAAGACCATTCATTAGAAAGCGGGGAATCGTCATGA
- a CDS encoding YqzG/YhdC family protein, with translation MLKNSILCLFLLLAGFGPLQQAAAQDTAHMSKWEEKAVQEAKKRYPSAEVRLTKKVWDRKRTDEAVKQYHVTLSEGNKNFGVFVTISYEPTTHKINKVVVVEEYK, from the coding sequence ATGCTGAAAAACTCCATCTTATGCTTGTTTTTATTGCTGGCAGGTTTCGGGCCGCTTCAACAAGCGGCAGCTCAAGACACAGCCCACATGTCAAAATGGGAAGAAAAAGCGGTTCAGGAAGCAAAAAAAAGGTATCCGTCAGCAGAAGTGCGCCTCACGAAAAAAGTATGGGATCGAAAGCGCACAGACGAAGCGGTCAAACAATACCATGTGACTCTTAGCGAAGGAAACAAAAACTTTGGTGTTTTTGTCACCATTTCATATGAACCCACAACACATAAAATTAATAAAGTGGTCGTCGTGGAAGAATATAAATAA
- a CDS encoding TasA family protein has translation MGTKKKIGLGVASAALGLALVGGGTWAAFNDIETTQATYAAGTLDLNAKDTSARVNLSNLKPGDKFTKDFEFKNDGSLAIKEVLMQLGYSNFIDGNAKNGGKNSAEDFLEQFKVSVLTVGVEGGNGYPKNIILDEANLYDLYNMSAKKDKAAMEKVKKAIAPGFLHDNGKINVATIDGKTAPEYDGIPKDPYDFDKVQLVIEFVNDKTTDKDGRMVQNKYQGDSVQLDFSFEGTQWNGLTIDGKKHADENGYVKENERAHSEDK, from the coding sequence ATGGGTACAAAGAAAAAAATCGGATTAGGCGTTGCTTCCGCTGCGCTGGGACTGGCATTAGTAGGAGGAGGAACTTGGGCTGCGTTCAACGATATCGAAACAACTCAAGCCACTTATGCGGCAGGTACACTTGACCTAAACGCTAAAGATACATCTGCAAGAGTGAACTTGTCTAACCTGAAACCAGGCGACAAATTCACCAAAGATTTCGAATTCAAAAATGATGGCTCACTTGCTATTAAAGAAGTACTGATGCAGCTTGGCTACAGCAATTTCATTGACGGAAACGCGAAAAACGGCGGGAAAAACTCTGCTGAAGACTTCCTGGAACAATTTAAAGTCAGCGTTCTGACTGTCGGAGTTGAAGGCGGAAACGGCTATCCTAAAAACATCATTTTAGATGAAGCGAACCTGTACGATCTGTACAATATGTCTGCGAAGAAAGATAAAGCGGCAATGGAAAAAGTCAAAAAAGCAATTGCGCCGGGCTTCCTGCATGACAACGGCAAAATCAATGTCGCGACAATCGACGGCAAAACTGCACCTGAATATGACGGCATTCCTAAAGATCCGTATGACTTTGACAAAGTGCAGCTTGTTATTGAGTTTGTCAATGACAAAACAACGGATAAGGATGGCAGAATGGTGCAGAACAAATATCAAGGAGATTCTGTGCAGCTTGACTTCTCATTCGAAGGCACTCAATGGAACGGCCTGACAATCGACGGCAAAAAACATGCTGACGAAAACGGATATGTAAAAGAAAACGAAAGAGCTCACAGTGAAGATAAGTAA